A region from the Candidatus Hydrogenedentota bacterium genome encodes:
- a CDS encoding GntP family permease — MLSLAGLLLGLVLLVYLTMRGVELLIAAPLCALLVAVAGGFPVFPQGAAEGAPNFTTAYMDGFVSFVKTWFFMFLLGSVFGKVMEASGAADSVARWIVSTLGAQHAVGAVVMACAVLTYGGVSLFVVAFSVYPMALSLFRTANIPRRFIPASLAFGSVTFTMTSAGSPEIQNWIPTKYLGTTPYAAWEVSLVVAILMAGFGYWWLTRMVRRATAAGEQFEANPADPVVEDRELPAVWRGVLPLLGVLVASFFLHESLKESALIVALGAGVAAGLLLNARFLRRAQLADVASAGALGALVAIANTAAVVGFGGVAKLTGGFQAAVEFMTNLPGPPLVGAAVAVSVIAGLTGSASGGQTIALPLFAHHYLSLGVNADALHRVVAISSGALDTLPHNGYVVTTIRSICREPYAGAYPAFAALTVVVPALGAALAILLFSLN; from the coding sequence GCTCGTCGCGGTGGCGGGCGGTTTCCCCGTCTTTCCCCAAGGCGCTGCGGAAGGCGCGCCTAACTTCACCACGGCGTACATGGACGGCTTTGTTTCGTTCGTGAAGACATGGTTCTTCATGTTTCTGCTCGGTTCGGTCTTCGGCAAGGTGATGGAAGCCAGTGGCGCGGCAGACAGTGTCGCGCGATGGATTGTTTCGACGCTTGGCGCGCAACACGCTGTCGGGGCGGTGGTCATGGCGTGTGCCGTGCTCACCTACGGCGGGGTCAGTCTGTTCGTTGTCGCGTTCTCCGTGTACCCGATGGCGCTGAGCCTGTTCCGAACCGCCAATATCCCGCGCCGGTTCATCCCCGCATCGCTCGCGTTCGGCTCTGTTACATTCACGATGACATCCGCCGGTTCACCCGAAATTCAGAACTGGATTCCCACCAAATATCTCGGGACAACCCCGTACGCGGCGTGGGAGGTAAGTCTCGTTGTCGCGATTCTCATGGCCGGCTTTGGCTACTGGTGGTTGACGCGCATGGTGCGCCGCGCGACGGCGGCCGGCGAACAGTTCGAGGCAAATCCCGCCGATCCTGTCGTCGAAGATCGCGAACTTCCCGCGGTATGGCGTGGAGTGCTTCCGTTGCTTGGTGTGCTCGTGGCGTCGTTTTTCCTGCACGAATCGCTCAAGGAATCCGCGCTGATCGTCGCGCTCGGCGCGGGCGTCGCGGCCGGCCTCCTGTTGAACGCACGCTTTCTTCGACGCGCACAACTCGCCGATGTCGCATCCGCCGGTGCGCTCGGCGCGCTCGTCGCTATCGCCAACACGGCGGCGGTTGTCGGTTTTGGCGGCGTAGCGAAACTCACCGGCGGGTTTCAGGCCGCCGTCGAATTCATGACGAACCTCCCCGGACCGCCATTGGTCGGCGCCGCAGTTGCTGTCAGCGTCATCGCCGGGCTCACCGGCTCCGCGTCCGGCGGTCAGACCATTGCGTTGCCGCTATTCGCGCACCATTATCTTTCGTTGGGCGTGAACGCGGACGCGCTGCACCGCGTCGTCGCAATATCTTCGGGCGCGCTCGACACGCTGCCGCACAACGGCTACGTCGTGACGACGATCCGATCCATCTGCCGCGAACCTTACGCCGGCGCTTACCCGGCCTTCGCCGCCCTGACGGTGGTCGTCCCCGCGTTAGGCGCGGCACTCGCCATACTTTTGTTCTCGTTGAACTAA